The Sporocytophaga myxococcoides DSM 11118 genome segment TTATAATGTTTCTCACGGTATATTTCTCTTATCGTGGATTTAAAGACAAGGTCTTTTTTGAAAAATACCTGTTCAGGGTAGATAATATTTTAGTTTCCAAGGACTACAAAAGATTACTTACTTCCGGTCTTCTTCATGGGAACTGGTTTCATCTCATTTTTAACATGTACGCTTTCTTTTCTTTTTCAGAAGCATTGGAAAGTCAAATGGGATCAGGGCAATACTTGATGATTTACTTTTTCAGTCTTGTAGGCGGAAGTTTGTTTGCGCTTTATATTCATAGAAATCATGGTGATTATAGCGCGATTGGTGCTTCTGGAGCAATTTGCGGATTAATCTTTGCCTCTGTTGCCCTATTTCCAGGAATCTCAATTGGTTTAATATTAATTCCTGCACAAATCCCTGGTTGGTTATTTGCTTTGATATTTGTTGCAATTTCCATTTATGGGATAAAATCCAATGCCGGAAATATTGGCCATGATGCACATCTCGGAGGTGCTCTAGCAGGTATGCTGGTGGCAATAGCAATGAACCCTGAAATAATTTTCTACAATTATATCCCAATTCTTTGCCTTCTTACTCCTACTATTATATTCCTATATTTTATCCTGGCTATGCCTGAAATCCTTTTGATTAATACTTCTTTTAGTTCAAGGAATAGCTATATGAGTAAGGATGAAGAATATAATCTCAAGAAATTCAACAAACAGAAAGATATAGACAGGATACTTGACAAAATCAACGAAAAAGGCTTAGATAGTCTCACCAGCAGGGAAAAGGAATTACTTGATGAATTTTAAATCACACTTCCAATTGATCCATGCTTTTAACTTATTCCTTTATCCAATCTTCCCGAAACATCCAAATTGGTTCTTTTACCAAAAACAGGTATTTTTAAAGAATTAAACCATAATCCATGAAAAAAAATATTTCATATTTATCCATTTCAGCAATGGCATTTTTACTATGCTTTGCGTCTTGTAAGAAGGATAAAGATTCTGCTGTTACACCTGCTAACCCTTGCAAAGTAGCAGAGGTCAAAGGAGCTAATGATCAGGTATTGTCAACAAGTGAATATTCGTCTGATGGAAAAATCACTAAGGTAACTGACAATGCATCTGGTGAATATACTACATATGATTACGACAGCGCTTATGTCAGAACTTATACTAAAGGGATTGACGGAAAATTAAAAAGCACCTCTAAAATCGAAGTAAATAAGTACGGATTTGCAGCGAAAAGCTTTAACAAAACAATAGGGAATGATTCCATTACTTATGACTCTGTTTATTACCAATATAATGGAGATGGATATCTTACCAGAGAAATCATTTATACTTATATCTATAACACTTCAGGAGAAGTTCTTTCCAAAGATGCCTATGTAACTACTTATGAAGTTAAAGGAGGAAATGTAGTACAAAGCACAAACTCTAAAGTGGGAGACGAAATGATGCTTCTTATTACGAAATACGAATATGATACAAGTGTAGAAAACAAATCTGGCATCTCTCTTACAGGATCCAATACAGATCCTATCCCAACAGGTAAAAGCACTAAAAATCCCATTAGCAAAGTTACCTATCCGTTTGGCTTAACCACTGATGAAATAAGCTACAGCTATGATGATAAAGGAAACGTAACAGAAGTTAAGACAAAACATAATACAGTTTCCGGATCTACTGAAACTACTTCTAAAGTCTCATATATCTGTCAATAAATTCAACGATAATAATTAAAAAAGAAAAGGCTGTCTTATAAAGGACAGCCTTTTCTTTTGTCATATTTTTAATAGAGTTTATCTTTTTATAAATCTCTTAGTTAATAATCCTTCAGCTGAGCTTAGTTTTAACAAATACTGTCCACCACTTAGATTTTCAATATTAATTTCAATCACCTCCTGATTGGAATACTCGGTAAAAACAATTTGCCCCAGAACATCAACGATTTCCAGCCTTCTTGTTTCTGCAGCAGCATTTTCCAAATGAACAGTGATCTGATTATCGGCAGGTACAGGAAATACTTGTACCTGGGCTGAAGAAAGCCTGGAATTTATTCCTGTAATCAGAATATCTGCAAGCACTGACATTTCTCCTTCACAGCCTTCAATTACAGTTTTAACACCATAAAAACCTGTCTTGGCAGCCCATAAACTACTGCTCACTTCACCATCAATAGGTTGATTATTAAAATACCATTGGTTTCCTTCCTCATCACTCGAGGTTAACAATATTGTTCCGTCTTCAAAAGCTGCCTGGGTTATTTCAGGTTGGCCAGGTATTACACAAAATGAACGTATTACTGGTGTTGCAGGAGCAAATTCGTCATTCCCTTCCTGTTTGGCTTTAATTTTTGCCATTCCCGGACTAATGATCTGAACTTTATTTCCCTCTACTATAACATTAGAGGATACGGCTTCGAAAGTCACCGGCAATTGTGCATTTGAATTGGCTACTATTGTAAAATCATTACTAGTAATCGATTTGTCAGGTATAGGATCAAATGTGATGTATTGAATTTCCCTGTCTACATATACCTTAAAATCCTCCAGAGTATAGGCCCCTTCAGTATCTGTAGCTTTAATGAAAACATCTGCACTGCCGGAACCCAGACAGATTAAAGTTAAAATATTGCCATCAACAGACACATCAACAACACTTCTATCTGACGATGTTACTTCAACCAATAGATCTCCAAATGGATCAACATCATCTGTTAAAACAGTATCCAGACTAATTCTGTAAACAGTTCCGAATTTTCCGGAGAGAGCTTCAATAGCAGTAAAGCCAGGTTTCAGATTCGTTCTTTGAATTACAAAAAGTCCAAACGGGTTTGTCAAGCCATCACCAATTGTTATTGCCGACTTTGTTCCATCTGCTTTATATTGTAATAAACTTTGATTGCCTTGATTCACAACATAAAGCAATTCCTGCTTTTGCTGGAAATCTAATCCCGCCGGCCAATTAAGGTCTCCTGAACCAGAAACCAATTCTTTACTTCCATCAGTAAGGTTTAACTTATAAACTTCGTCAGCTCCTGAAGCAAGGCTGCCACCGTCTGCAACATAGATATTCTCCTGATCCTTCAATGCAATATCTAGTGGAAGTAAGACATCACTACCGCTGTTTATAGTTATAACAGAATTGTTGGGTGAAATTTTCAATATTGAACTTGGTGCTCCGAAAAACACACCTCCATTTCCTACAATCAAGTCTCCGTTTCTTAATTGCAATATTCCACTTGCAAATTGCAGATCGCCTCCTTGATAAACAGACTCAACAAATCCGGTTGCGGTATCTATTCTGACCACCCCATTCATACCATCAGCCATAACCAAATTACCTTCTCTGTTCATAATCATGGCAGGGGCCAGGGGGTCAGAAGGTAGCATGCTGAAACGAGTTACTTCAACCAGCAGTGTTTGTAATCCAGTTTCAGGATTTATTTTAACCAGACCTGATTCTGCATCCAATACAAATAAACTTGTTCCATTTTTATAATAAATGTTCCTTGCATCTTTAATGTATTCTCCTGAAGCTATAATGCTGTCTTGAGATGTAACAGGATCTATAATCCTTATTTTATCAACATCAGCTATCAGCAGATCTCCTTCGTCCAGAGAAGGCTTTATGTGGACATAATAAGCAGTCGCTGGCGACTCATTTCCTGCATCATCAATCGCTTTGAAGAAAAATACATCTGTTCCAAACATGCTGCTAACAGGCTTATAGATAAAAGCTCCATCTTCTGTGATCTCCACCTTACCTTTCAGACCATCTGCAACGAGGCTAAAAGTTATATCGCCATTTTCTGCATCAGAAGCTGAAAGATTACCAGATACATCAACATTTTCTTTGGTAGTAATATGCTCTGATTTAGCATAGGGTGCAGAATTGATAAGATTCACAATAACACTGGCAACATTACTAAATCCGGAACCATCATTAGCCCTGAAAGTGAAAAGATCTGTTCCTGAAAAAGCAGAATTGGAAGAATACACAAAGCTACCATCTTCCTTTACACTGACTGAGCCATGCGTAGGCTGATCAACGATCTCGAAAGTCAAGCTGTTTTTCTCCGGATCACTAGCCTTCAACTGGCCCGAGTAACTTCCTTTATAAGAAGCATTGATGGTATCAGATTTGGCTACAGGCAAATCATTTACCGAAACAATCTCAATTTTAAAAGTAAATAGTGAAGAACCTATTTCTGGCGAAATCGCATTTTTTCCATCCTTAACACTGAAAGAAAATTCATCTTCAAAAAAGTCATCTCCGCCATTATGAACAAAACTTAAATTGCCATTTTCCAGATCTTTGAATGTAAATGAATCTGACTTCTTCAGAGTATCACCTTTGAGCACCAAATATCCGGTTTCATTTTTAACTGGATTGTCAAGTGTCAGAGTAGGGTCAAAAGAAAAAATTATGAATTCAGAAGAACTTTCATCATAGATATTTAAAAGCTCTGAGTTGATGATTTCTTTGCCTCCTTCATTAACTGTGAGTCCAAGATTCGTTTCAACTGTTGGAGAAAGATTGTACCAATAGAAACCCTGCTTACCTATGAAATAAGCCGAAGTTGGGTCTGCAGGAATTGCTTTTGTTTCATAAAACTCCTGATATGGCATATAATCCGCATTCGAAGAGAATGAAGCTTCTACAAGAAGATTTGCTTCAAGCTTATCACTTTCAGAAGAAAATTTTATCAAACCACCAATTTGAGAGGGCAAACCCAAACTACCTGGACTCACCAGAGGAAACGCTGCACCACCACTTTTAGAAGTTCTTAAAGTAGCTCTTGTATAAACTATAGGAGCAGTTCCATCAATGGCGTCTATGAGTACCGACTTTCCTTTCCAAACCAGAATACCGTTGTCCAAACTGCTTTCATCCGCTGAAAATTTCATTACCTCATCATCAGATACAGCGAACCCGTCATAAGTAAGGCTTAGTGATAGCCGACCATCTGAATCTACGACCGGCCCCCAGTAGGTCCCTGTCTTTCCGGAAATTTTTACATTTTCAATATTAACCGAAAGGCCTCCTGAATAACCTGCATCACCGAAAGATTGTAGGTCCGCAGTGCCGGGCCATTGATTCTGTGAGGTATAAAGTAAATTACCTGGCCCAGCCAGATTAAGAATAAAAGTTTCATTATCGAGATCGTTAGAATTAATGAATATTCTGGCAGTACTCATATCTCCTGAAGATGGGAAATAAGAAATTGAAAACACTGAAGAATCTCCTGGTTTTATTATAGAAGCAGAAGGGTCCTCTGTGAGAAAGAAATCGATGACTTTATTCAATCTTACCAAAGGCTCTCCGGTTAATTGAAGATCAGAATCTCCCGCATTCTTGATTGTAAAACTCAGCGATGGGGTTATTTCGGCAGCAGCAGGAAAAGCAACTGTACTGTTGTGGATCTGTTTAACTGCGCCTTGCCAAACCTCTATTTTCTGAGCTTGAGCATTGCCGGAAAAGAAGAAAAACATAGTAGCTAAAAAAATTCCGGAAGAAACTTTTGAGAGCAATGAATTTAAAGGGTAGTTATAGTGCATACCTTTATGATTTAACTTTACAAACTAATGTTCAATTGATTTTCTACAGAAATGCGTAAAATGCAGAGTCCTGAATTGTCTGTGAAATTTGTACTATCCTTACATTTTACGAGACAAAACAGAGTATGGTTTTGATAAACAGGTTATAAGCGTATTTTCAACCTATTGATTAATTAGATTAATAAATTCTTACCTGCAAATTCATTTTTACAAAAAGGAATAAAATACCTTACGAACAGTCTAATTTAAGCGATTTTTCAAAATAACTTTAAATATTGTTCCAAATTTCCGAGAACTTTCGGCGATAATCTCTCCCTCGAGCTTCTCAACGATAAGTTTAAGTATATACAATCCAAGCCCGGTTCCTGATGCATCCGGATGGAATCTTTT includes the following:
- a CDS encoding Ig-like domain-containing protein, which produces MHYNYPLNSLLSKVSSGIFLATMFFFFSGNAQAQKIEVWQGAVKQIHNSTVAFPAAAEITPSLSFTIKNAGDSDLQLTGEPLVRLNKVIDFFLTEDPSASIIKPGDSSVFSISYFPSSGDMSTARIFINSNDLDNETFILNLAGPGNLLYTSQNQWPGTADLQSFGDAGYSGGLSVNIENVKISGKTGTYWGPVVDSDGRLSLSLTYDGFAVSDDEVMKFSADESSLDNGILVWKGKSVLIDAIDGTAPIVYTRATLRTSKSGGAAFPLVSPGSLGLPSQIGGLIKFSSESDKLEANLLVEASFSSNADYMPYQEFYETKAIPADPTSAYFIGKQGFYWYNLSPTVETNLGLTVNEGGKEIINSELLNIYDESSSEFIIFSFDPTLTLDNPVKNETGYLVLKGDTLKKSDSFTFKDLENGNLSFVHNGGDDFFEDEFSFSVKDGKNAISPEIGSSLFTFKIEIVSVNDLPVAKSDTINASYKGSYSGQLKASDPEKNSLTFEIVDQPTHGSVSVKEDGSFVYSSNSAFSGTDLFTFRANDGSGFSNVASVIVNLINSAPYAKSEHITTKENVDVSGNLSASDAENGDITFSLVADGLKGKVEITEDGAFIYKPVSSMFGTDVFFFKAIDDAGNESPATAYYVHIKPSLDEGDLLIADVDKIRIIDPVTSQDSIIASGEYIKDARNIYYKNGTSLFVLDAESGLVKINPETGLQTLLVEVTRFSMLPSDPLAPAMIMNREGNLVMADGMNGVVRIDTATGFVESVYQGGDLQFASGILQLRNGDLIVGNGGVFFGAPSSILKISPNNSVITINSGSDVLLPLDIALKDQENIYVADGGSLASGADEVYKLNLTDGSKELVSGSGDLNWPAGLDFQQKQELLYVVNQGNQSLLQYKADGTKSAITIGDGLTNPFGLFVIQRTNLKPGFTAIEALSGKFGTVYRISLDTVLTDDVDPFGDLLVEVTSSDRSVVDVSVDGNILTLICLGSGSADVFIKATDTEGAYTLEDFKVYVDREIQYITFDPIPDKSITSNDFTIVANSNAQLPVTFEAVSSNVIVEGNKVQIISPGMAKIKAKQEGNDEFAPATPVIRSFCVIPGQPEITQAAFEDGTILLTSSDEEGNQWYFNNQPIDGEVSSSLWAAKTGFYGVKTVIEGCEGEMSVLADILITGINSRLSSAQVQVFPVPADNQITVHLENAAAETRRLEIVDVLGQIVFTEYSNQEVIEINIENLSGGQYLLKLSSAEGLLTKRFIKR
- a CDS encoding rhomboid family intramembrane serine protease, with protein sequence MGEFSTNTALLFSVVIMFLTVYFSYRGFKDKVFFEKYLFRVDNILVSKDYKRLLTSGLLHGNWFHLIFNMYAFFSFSEALESQMGSGQYLMIYFFSLVGGSLFALYIHRNHGDYSAIGASGAICGLIFASVALFPGISIGLILIPAQIPGWLFALIFVAISIYGIKSNAGNIGHDAHLGGALAGMLVAIAMNPEIIFYNYIPILCLLTPTIIFLYFILAMPEILLINTSFSSRNSYMSKDEEYNLKKFNKQKDIDRILDKINEKGLDSLTSREKELLDEF